The DNA window CGCAAAATATTTGCAAGAATGCAGTCGTATAACGGATATAGAACCGAAAACTTTTCTTCCCCTGAACTCTCACTAAGCTTCTACTGTTTCAATGAAGTTCAAGAATttaacaaaagagagaaacaaaacgcACCACTGCTTCGGGGCATATGTGACCGACAACGAAGCCATGTGAACCTCCAGAGAACCTACCATCGGTAAGCAATGCCACTTCCTGTAGATGTCAATGGCAGTGTAAAGATGAATTTGACTTCAAAGAGGATGTCATCATCTTCGTAACCAACACGTGACTTTGACAGCAATGctttacaaattaaacaaaaatctaaCATGAGTTTAGAGTTCAAACACCATACCTTCCCCAGACCTGCACCCATTATGGCACTAGTTGGTGTTAACATTTCCGGCATACCCGGTCCCCCTTTAGGGCCTTCGCCCCTAATGATCACTGTTCGTCCCTATGtaattaaacaatttgatTTCAATTACAACATACCAAAAAAAACACGAGTACGTATGTAcgtatatgtatatgtgtcTAATGTATCTAAATGTGCATGGATTACTTGTTCAACTTTAGGCTCCTTGGTTTCAGGGATAAAAACCTGAAACCAAGGAGCCTAAAATTGTACTATTTATATTTGGATGGTGTAATCAAATGGGTATAAAAACCATAGATTTATATAACCTATCATTAGTACTAGTAtgtaattatttgaaaatgaactTATGTAGTATGTGGAATTTGCAACCTGTAACTAAGAATTGCATGCAGATATCAGATTAGATTATTAGCCTAAGATATAGGGATAAAGTCATCAGTACCTTAAAACTCGAAGGGTCCTCTGTTATAGCTGCAATCATCGCTTCTTCCCCTTCAAAAACAAGGGCAGGACCTACAAAACAGATTTATTTTAGGTAGaatgatttattttcattctttgcAATATCTTGTAAGTTATAAGAATTTGGGTCAGAAGttaaaaaaaggagaaacttGCTATACAGATAAACTACGTCTTTTCTGCCTTATCACTTTTACCCCAAGGTTGTCTTTTTTGGCTTTGGCCTTTTGAATGAAACCCTTTGTAtctcatccaaaaaaaaaaaaaaaaaaaaaaaaaaaaaaaaaaaaaaaaaaaaaaaaaaaaaaaaaaaaaaaaaaaaaaaNNNNNNNNNNNNNNNNNNNNNNNNNNNNNNNNNNNNNNNNNNNNNNNNNNNNNNNNNNNNNNNNNNNNNNNNNNNNNNNNNNNNNNNNNNNNNNNNNNNNNNNNNNNNNNNNNNNNNNNNNNNNNNNNNNNNNNNNNNNNNNNNNNNNNNNNNNNNNNNNNNNNNNNNNNAAGATGTACGTTCTGATAAATGATGAGATTCAGAGCCACAATTCGAGGGCGAAGCAGTTGTTAAATGAAAAGTTCGTTGtttcctcatttttttaaaagcaaagatgaatcaaaattttaactgTGAATAACGTTTTTGGTTCATAAAGCATCTCGAAAGCTCAGTAAATGGTACCAGAGAAATATAGCCCCTCCTTGCCAGTAATCTTAGCCACCGAACCCTCGGGAGCAAGGTTTccatataatatttgaaggtGCCCTGTTTCCTTGATGGGATTGTCCAAGCTTCTGATAACATCCTGCATTCAAAGCATAAAAGGTAGTTATAAAGTGTTCCTTCAGATTTTCACCTCTATTGTAGCCAACATACCTGCCCTTCAGATAGAGGTAGGAAAAGCTTAGCATTTTCGGCCAGCGTCTTTCCCGTaactgaaaacaaaaaataacatCACCAATGGAAATAGAAGTTAAATTGCAAATGCCATCGACGTGTTTGCTAAAACATACCAGTCATACAATCTCCATCTAAAAGTTCGTTCTCCAACAGATAGCGAATGACTGCAGGTGTTCCTCCAATCTatcaaaacaaatattcaATACTTATCAAGAAGCATGATGGTAAACTTGTTGCACCCGTACATACTACAGTAAACCATAAGCACTAGTGGTAGCATTTTATATGACTGGCAATGAGATGAAAATAAACTCCAGACCTTGTGAATGTCCTCCATTACATATTTTCCACTAGGCTTAAGATCGGCAAGGAAGGGAACCCGATCGCTAACCTTCTGAAAATCATCAAGGGTTAAATCCAAACCAACAGACCTGCCAAGAATCATTACATTAGCCCACAAAGATATCTATAGTAAAAGGAGTAGAACGTCGATGAACAATTTTACATCAAGCTCTCCTCACCTTGCTATAGCAATCAAGTGTAGCACTGCATTAGTGGAACCACCCAAAGCCATAACAACAACCATTGCATTTCGTAGTGATTTTTCCGTAATAATATCCCGTGGTTTCAAATCCATCTTCAATAGATCCAGAAGATATTTTCCAGCTAAACGGCACTCGTCCAACTTTAGTGGATCCTCAGCAGGTGTTGACGAGCTTTAGGAAACATGAATCAGATAAGAAATAGGATAAATCTTGAGAATATCTTTGCTCCAAACTAATGTTGTGGACTGGAGATATAGCTTACCTGTAAGGAAGAGACATGCCCATGGTTTCAATAGCAGAAGCCATTGTATTAGCTGTATACATACCACCACAAGCCCCAGCCCCTGGGCAGGAGTTGCGGACAACACTCTTCCTCTGCTCATCACTTATTGACCCGCTAACATATTCTCCATATACCTAAGTACCATAATTAAAAGATGTTAAATGGAAACTTAAAATTTGGAAGAACAAATTTGACGAACGCAGtcattaagatttttttaaacagGCATCAACATATACAGCTCGATATCACatacaaacaaattcaaatgacCTACTTTCTACtttcttaaatttctttaaaatgtcaaatgacctactttctattttcttaaatttcttaaaGATGTCAAATGACCATGCTCcatattctttttgttcttacaTATATGCATGCAAACTTTTATAAAGTACTAATTCCAGCAGTTGCATGCTTATGCAGACCCAGAGAAATCGTCCCTGAAAGAAAGTTATGTTCATGCATTTGACATATACATAACGAGCTTTTAATGCATAAATAACTtaatatgttaaaataaataaatttcaagatttttgaatgaaataactaaaaaatgaaaacttctcATACTTTGCCTTTAATATGCACGTACCTGAAATGCAGACACTATGTCGTATGTATTGCCTTGAAAATGACCGggctgcaaaagaaaaaacgacAGAAAAGAATGTAAAATTACAAACAACTTCAGAAACTTGCACTAATTAGCTTGAATTCAAATGAGGACAAAATACTAGTGTCTAAGTGAAAGTAGGAGGATGATAAACATGCAGCTATTAGCAACAAACTCAGTAATGATACTTTAAAATGTGAAGGCTCTGAAACTGATCATCTTCTGTAGTTCTACTCTGATAAAGAtggtgagaaaaaaaatgcaaggAATCGAAGACACGAATTGAACACATTCCATTGTGCTAAATTAAATACAGACCATTTACAAGTGAAGAACTTTTAGCAAAGTTTTAGAAGTAAGACACAACACCAGCTTCATGATAAACATGAGAATCAATTGAAAGATTATATTCAAGTCCTGGATATGAGCAAAATCCAAGTCCCAAACCTTGATGGTTCCACCATAAACCATAATACTTGGTCGATTCAGCCTACCCATCGCCATTATTGTTCCCGGCATCTGTAGAATAGCCAGTTATCAGTACACAGTTGTaatgtggaaaaagaaaatcttctAATGCTTTTCATGGagattttttctcttttctttgtaacttgacttctaaattttcatgcaaaaaaaggtgaaataaAAAACGGCATGCTGGTtaatcagaaaaagaaaaaaaaaatgaagccgGTGCCCACACAAGATCACACCCCGTTTAGTAAGGTCAATTTTACAGACATGTAACCAATATTTCTCCAAGGATTTTTCTTTACCTCCTACTAGATCAAACTCAATGATTGTCGATAAAATCTAAGATATAACATtcttgtaatattaaaaatcgTGCGTATTTCCTAAcattgttctttgttttctaaTCTTAAAGAACGTCTTTAAGACtgtcaccaaattttgaaaactaaaagatGTGGTTTAACCTGTTTTCGTTTTAATTTGACTAAGATTTCAGGAGTGAACTAAACAGAGGAACTGTATGCACAATAGTTTACATAAGCTTACACAGCAAACCGATGTCAAAATTTAACAATAGAGGTTAATCGATCGGGAATGGCACAAGGAAAACAGAGAAATGAAAAGGGGAAAAgcaattcaaatttcaaaaccaGTTCGCAAATATGAGTAAGCAAGATGAAAAAGACGACCAGATTCTGTGCAAAAAATAGCtggaaatgggaagaaaatgaacgAAAACTCACATTCTTATCACATCCAGGGATGGAGATATTTCCGTCGTACCACTGAGCACTCATAACAGTCTCAATGCTATCGGCAATCAAGTCCCTCGACTGCAAGCTATAGCACATGCCTCTAGTCCCCATGGAAATGGCATC is part of the Cucurbita pepo subsp. pepo cultivar mu-cu-16 chromosome LG03, ASM280686v2, whole genome shotgun sequence genome and encodes:
- the LOC111791403 gene encoding dihydroxy-acid dehydratase, chloroplastic-like; its protein translation is MQSAIIAPSPRAIPFTTVRPPVHTNVRRGRSLFVRASTSNVTTPSPPPPVSVDSPSPSSPGVQKLNKYSSRVTEPKSQGGSQAILHGVGLSDDDLKKPQIGISSVWYEGNTCNMHLLKLSEAVKYGVNAAGMVGFRFNTIGVSDAISMGTRGMCYSLQSRDLIADSIETVMSAQWYDGNISIPGCDKNMPGTIMAMGRLNRPSIMVYGGTIKPGHFQGNTYDIVSAFQVYGEYVSGSISDEQRKSVVRNSCPGAGACGGMYTANTMASAIETMGMSLPYSSSTPAEDPLKLDECRLAGKYLLDLLKMDLKPRDIITEKSLRNAMVVVMALGGSTNAVLHLIAIARSVGLDLTLDDFQKVSDRVPFLADLKPSGKYVMEDIHKIGGTPAVIRYLLENELLDGDCMTVTGKTLAENAKLFLPLSEGQDVIRSLDNPIKETGHLQILYGNLAPEGSVAKITGKEGLYFSGPALVFEGEEAMIAAITEDPSSFKGRTVIIRGEGPKGGPGMPEMLTPTSAIMGAGLGKEVALLTDGRFSGGSHGFVVGHICPEAVEGGPIGLVQNGDIINVDVQNRRIDVQLSDQEMEERRKNWIRPAYKATRGVLHKYIKNVQAASRGCVTDE